The following proteins are encoded in a genomic region of Neospora caninum Liverpool complete genome, chromosome XI:
- a CDS encoding putative nuf2 family domain-containing protein, which translates to MASPGMSQSGGLSAHSIYPSTSFSSQGSPFFPSTDRGGRMTLEEIKREFAKHKLECPDTMWREPQPEQVQGLYSFAIESIFSLTVNDVRIEEVTGDVRSCLPSIDSLQFLSQDGRLHAKAIGNLRFFRLCQRLNRVLGLPDFTRETFASPSAAAVLRFASSVCTFLRLKETLWKQFEGQIQQRAALQQSLQKISQDAQLVDQELLRFRAERQTQHPVAQRQKQRRDELESELRQRHSDLGALMEQFAERQAIHGRLELELGDLVLELMNLKQEREELHDQVVHSPEKLMERRGELRLQQKHLDQQLQQLESLATSQQKLLLAFAKALKKAKKAMEILNSHRDKILAPHLGFRSDMRMREKLFREIGEQKEQLSRAVQELQVEREKLSRQLDEQERRKEEEEMELRGNLSRRKQETEDRKKALVNQQEMTTAFLREAERLEERLAEQKERHKLLVEAVEEEIQKVYSAFLTYVSQMQFIRSQMPLSLDLSQSASFLVDHHAEKLQTFSPAASRDREENPDDFLASLLSNSSDDSLSAPSALREEEKENQAQPRQPEGDRGRRDFRTLDSPEKTKRLSFLEEETETDVRMEDLEPEHEGRLRTSPRPAESR; encoded by the exons ATGGCGTCGCCAGGCATGTCCCAGTCGGGGGGTCTGTCCGCTCACTCCATTTACCCGAGCACAAGTTTCTCCTCCCAGGGCAgtccctttttcccctctaCAGACCGCGGAGGCAGGATGACTCTAGAAGAAATCAAACGCGAGTTCGCAAAGCACAAACTCGAGTGTCCAGACACCATGTGGAGGGAACCGCAGCCGGAGCAG GTCCAGGGCCTCTACTCCTTTGCCATTGAGAGCATCTTCAGCTTGACAGTAAACGACGTGCGCATCGAGGAGGTCACAGGCGACGTCCGTAGCTGCTTGCCTTCCATCGACAG cttGCAGTTCCTGTCCCAGGATGGGCGGTTGCATGCAAAGGCGATCGGGAAtctccgcttctttcgcctctgccAGCGACTCAACAG GGTGTTGGGACTGCCGGATTTCACTCGCGAGACATTCGCTTCTCCGAGCGCGGCCGCGGTACTGCGTTTCGCGAGTTCAGTTTGcacttttcttcgcctgaAAGAAACCCTCTGGAAACAGTTCGAGGGGCAAATCCAGCAGCGCGCAGCTCTCCAGCAGAGTCTTCAGAAAATCAGCCAAGAC GCGCAGCTCGTGGACCAAGAGCTCCTGCGCTTCCGGGCAGAGCGACAGACGCAGCATCCAGTTGCGCagcgacagaaacagagacgcgacgaACTCGAGTCCG aGTTGCGGCAGCGACACAGCGACCTCGGGGCACTCATGGAACAGTTCGCCGAGCGCCAGGCAATTCATGGCag ACTTGAACTGGAGCTCGGCGACCTCGTCTTGGAACTGATGAATCTGAAGCAGGAGCGCGAGGAGCTGCACGACCAAGTGGTCCACTCCCCCGAGAAG CTGATGGAAAGACGGGGTGAGCTGCGGCTACAGCAGAAGCACCTGGAtcagcagctgcagcaaCTGGAGAGCCTGGCAACCAGCCAGCAGAAactcctcctcgctttcgccaAGGctctgaagaaggcgaaaaaggccATGGAAATCCTAAACTCCCATCGAGACAAAATCCTCGCT CCGCACCTCGGATTTCGAAGCGACATGCGGATGCGAGAGAAACTGTTTCGGGAAATCGGCGAACAGAAGGAGCAGCTGAGCCGGGCTGTGCAGGAACTGCAGGTGGAACGCGAGAAGCTAAGCCGGCAGCTGgacgaacaggagagaagaaaagaagaagaagaaatggagCTGCGTGGGAACCTGTCGCGAAGAaaacaagaaacagaagaccgAAAAAAAGCTCTCGTCAATCAACAA GAGATGACGACAGCCTTCctgagagaggcagagagactggaagAGCGCCTGGCGGAGCAAAAGGAGCGACACAAACTTCTCGTAGAGGCagtcgaagaagaaatcCAAAAAGTGTATTCTGCATTCCTTACTTACGTCTCGCAGATGCAATTCATCCG AAGTCAgatgcctctgtctctcgatcTCTCCCAGAGTGCGTCGTTCCTCGTGGACCACCACGCAGAGAAGCTGCAAACCTTTTCGCCGGCAGCCTCTCGCGATCGAGAAGAGAACCCCGATGActtcctcgcttcgcttTTGAGCAACTCTTCTGACGATTCCCTCTCCGCTCCTTCGGCGCtccgcgaagaggagaaagagaaccagGCACAGCCTCGACAACCCGAGGGCGACCGCGGCAGAAGAGATTTTCGCACCCTTGACTctccagagaagacaaagcgaCTGAGTTttctggaggaagagacggagaccgaCGTGAGAATGGAGGATTTGGAGCCGGAGCACGAAGGGCGCCTCCGTACCTCGCCCCGGCCCGCAGAATCCAGATAA
- a CDS encoding Smc ABC ATpase, related: MDVSDTPNRRESSSSRASRPAPKSLPRSKREPADTEDEAVASPTSTVSFYSVEDDSPAGDGGPSDASPVRHAPPLVLEADPVDRAPSSLSLTSRRFHSSQSVSVSSLTVSAPSHQGDARVEVPSHAAREAPGRQRTSAPSSTAPTPHPLASSASSSSVSSRSSSRLRQTVSVYREDQACGELPDSSTAAGSPRSVSGADGSATEGRNATRKGRGVQPSGSGTAKSSDLPPSSPLSSAHSAAPSGPRPSLPRVGGLSDLIRQAPDLLRKSRERRLSESPCPGPSGSETEDERHAQEKIRRSNERVHRARTRGPRLRASLRSGASQTVDGQSEGRTGRDRPAQRTSPAQFAVKREAETLKRSGRRSPGAFRVSEDGAIVISSSDSSPRSLTPQKPVKLDIYTGGLASRKKGKNREAPNSENAIPKSKADSFLVLSDGEDECQSASHFSSSRSCSSSCSSSSSSPSSSSHSSSSSSSFFSSSSSSSFPSSSSSSSSSSSSLSSPSPSSSSFPSSSHSSSSSSSFFSSSSSSSFPSSSSSSSSSSSSSSLSSSSPSSSSSSSFPSSHCLERPVADGGCREASGFRPAQGFAERGLSKTRRRKRRNASTPSQERRSAASEDEATPWRQTRGTAEESPDGRRRLSARVRELPFYGTAGKITRVDLRDFLNHKQLSWTPGSNCNVVTGMNGSGKSALARAILFCCGAESSGASASSSGGERVKLFEFIRQYWAEDGPRMAEVKVTFSNFRADPDRRPPESFGAGPEEASASHDLCSVLKMKRELLRNADSPQDSRESPESAAHAPASSGDGSRTYQAEIWGPTLTIIRRVWKKQVVSSRGARDEGGEKWATDRSEFFLSAGRGGTVTGMQPVKKEKVQQILRCFGLDFANPAVFLTQDRSKTLLVSAKEQELYDFFTEVTGLEEACVELRALAAKLYETETELTKYTSSLGPVLDQVTVWRKAQEEVKLLRNQEASLDRLAQLLPLLELRERREEAERARKTSETLDREVEEERAKERAATEHCAALGGRRTVEQKRLQQEELERVAEDLRTLQREQRDLRQEAKRLEREKLSKEKAKKHEEELQAQVEQRLKTAEETHAARRAQFAAADAKDSSADFTRHLALVEDRRKQLEEAVEARAALRATLAEVQRVLERQLSSRAEVEVMVVRQEDRCRLAQDSLRQAEDDLEDGRRQRRVGREQRRVHLQQRKALWQRRKAAREEAKKRDTEASRRVASRDVQNANKAASNLDGELAPSCPVGWRNDLYTPPSFSSHASSAAPFQLDALHRDLAALVRSKALDTLPVGPVGEFLFVLREACEAAEAPPQAIAALVERHLRAQVFSWIVGTKRDQQVLFNFFRTRNLPRIPRIVVVNADAPPYADRLLRAPSGAVFTVYKALCAPPRGDSEAADASSTASFSPSLRFVNCRFAPKGTFGNGTEPPCGALATEKTARLPQQLLRFLVDACRIESTALVPSHRHLVALLLDPSSKSDEALATRDRLYSRAEQTHFKEGYDWSGGRHLKRSFAGSESMPESALGHAGRPGGPASRFVRLVGDGVSFGGARRPRGERQKRSREKTDEDEAAEEDQAEEEEMRQLAREDEELKHQEAAAERAEEEAVRDAGRKLEEAKAELQRRKAEADALDNAEEIQSLRAKKQAVSAAREAMEGAEEELRELREIREQLRRAAASASLAAEEEVESRFSALRLTVEEKKKRVKRLDAEAESLQAQAQELYRRVEEKEEEIAALEQRQKQLEKKRRNLQAAREEGEKRLAAQTQAREEKENQAKAARKEAADLQVRLEIVDDKLKEAQLAYEMKVSQMRGAKETFEVCRRRLVIRRDKYTAGLNAITSELAASFEAHLSGIIRRSARMVVNHQTRSVRLETTDESQSAHAQTKTLSGGEKSAVQLAFLIALAKRSVSPIHIFDEVDVFMDEGSRLKNLDLLLQFGLQCKPDKQIFLITPHNEICQFIRENYDEKDVCVQTVSKVASA, translated from the exons ATGGATGTGTCAGACACTCCGAACAGGCGAgagtcctcgtcttctcgggcTTCCCGGCCAGCACCCAAGTCGCTGCCCCGCAGCAAGCGAGAGCCAGCGGATACCGAAGACGAGGCTGTAGCTTCACCGACCTCCACAGTTTCTTTCTACTCCGTGGAAGATGACTCGCCAGCAGGGGACGGAGGACCGTCCGATGCATCCCCCGTGCGTCACGCGCCTCCCTTGGTCCTTGAAGCAGACCCCGTCGACAGGGCGCcatcctctctttcgttgaCCTCAAGGCGCTTCCACAGTTCCcagtctgtttctgtctcctctctcactgTTTCTGCTCCCTCTCACCAGGGGGATGCCCGGGTCGAAGTTCcctcgcatgcagcgcgGGAGGCCCCCGGACGGCAACGCACatccgctccttcctctaCAGCCCCGACGCCAcatcctctcgcttcttcggcatcttcttcctctgtctcctctcgttcgtcttctcgcttgcgTCAAACGGTCTCTGTTTATCGAGAGGATCAGGCGTGTGGGGAGTTACCGGACAGCTCGACGGCTGCTGGCTCTCCGCGCAGTGTCTCTGGAGCCGACGGGTCCGCTACGGAAGGTCGAAATGcgacgcgaaaaggaagaggagtcCAGCCTTCGGGTTCTGGAACCGCGAAGAGCAGCGatctgccgccttcgtctccgctctcttctgcccATTCTGCGGCTCCTTCCGGTCCCCGGCCCAGCCTACCTCGAGTTGGAGGCCTCAGCGATCTCATCCGGCAGGCGCCCGACCTCCTTCGCAAGAgccgcgagcgccgcctctcggAGTCTCCATGCCCTGGCCCGTCAGGAAgtgagacagaggacgagagacaTGCACAGGAGAAAATCCGACGCTCCAACGAGCGCGTGCATCGCGCACGAACCCGAGGGCCCCGATTGCGCGCTTCCTTGCGGTCGGGCGCCTCTCAAACGGTCGATGGGCAAAGCGAGGGGAGAACGGGCCGAGATCGTCCCGCTCAGCGTACGTCGCCAGCGCAGTTCGCTGTCaagcgagaagcagaaacgctGAAGCGGAGTGGACGGCGGTCTCCAGGTGCTTTCCGAGTCTCGGAGGACGGAGCGATTGTCATTTCGTCTTCCGATTCGTCGCCACGGTCTCTAACTCCTCAAAAGCCCGTCAAGCTGGACATCTACACGGGCGGCCTCGCCAgtcgaaaaaaaggcaaaaaccGAGAAGCTCCGAACTCGGAAAATGCAATACCCAAAAGCAAAGCCGActcctttcttgttctctccgaTGGCGAAGACGAATGCCAATCCGCTTCTcacttctcttcctcacgcTCCTGTTCGTCAtcttgctcttcttcctcttcttccccttcctcttcatcccattcttcttcctcttcctcttctttcttctcctcttcttcctcttcttcgtttccctcttcttcctcttcttcttcctcttcctcctcctctttatcctctccttccccttcctcttcttcgtttccctcttcatcccattcttcttcctcttcctcttctttcttctcctcttcttcctcttcttcgtttccctcttcttcctcttcttcttcctcttcctcttcctcctcctctttatcctcttcttccccttcctcttcttcctcttcttcgtttccctcttctcacTGCCTGGAACGCCCCGTGGCCGACGGAGGCTGCCGAGAAGCGTCCGGTTTCAGGCCTGCGCAAGGCTTCGCCGAACGTGGCCTCTCCAAGACCaggcggcgaaagagaagaaatgcgTCTACGCCCtcgcaagagagaagaagcgcagcgagcgaagacgaagcgacgCCTTGGCGACAGACCCGCGGCACCGCTGAGGAAAGCCCCGATGGCCGTCGAAGGCTCAGCGCTCGCGTTCGTGAGCTGCCGTTCTACGGAACAGCCGGGAAAATCACCAGAGTCGACCTTCGCGACTTCCTCAACCACAAACAGCTCTCGTGGACCCCCGGAAGTAACTGCAACGTGGTCACAG GCATGAACGGGAGTGGGAAGTCCGCGTTGGCCCGGGCGATCCTCTTCTGCTGTGGAGCCGAGAGCTCCGGGGCGAGTGCGTCGTCGAGCGGGGGCGAGCGCGTGAAGCTCTTTGAGTTCATTCGCCAGTACTGGGCAGAAGACGGGCCGCGAATGGCGGAAGTGAAAGTGACCTTCTCGAACTTCAGAGCCGACCCCGACCGCCGTCCGCCCGAGAGTTTTGGAGCCGGGCCCGAAGAAGCCTCCGCGTCTCACGATCTCTGCTCCGTTCTCAAAATGAAACGCGAACTTCTCCGAAACGCAGACTCCCCACAA GACTCGCGTGAGTCTCCAGAGtcggcggcgcatgcaccagcCTCCTCTGGGGACGGGTCACGCACGTACCAGGCGGAGATTTGGGGCCCGACGCTGACCATTATTCGGCGCGTCTGGAAGAAGCAGGTTGTTTCCTCCCGCGGGGCGAGggacgagggcggcgagaagtGGGCTACGGACCGCTCGGAGTTCTTCCTCAGCGCAGGCCGCGGCGGCACGGTGACGGGGATGCAGCcggtgaagaaggagaaagtcCAGCAAATCTTGAGGTGCTTTGGCCTCGACTTCGCCAATCCGGCCGTCTTCCTTACGCAGGACAGAAGCAAAACGCTGCTCGTATCGGCCAAAGAACAGGAACTCTACGACTTCTTCACAGAAGTCACAG GACTGGAAGAGGCGTGTGTGGAGCTTCGAGCGCTCGCGGCGAAGCTGtacgagacggagacagagctgACCAAGTACACGAGCAGCCTCGGGCCGGTTCTGGACCAAGTGACGGTGTGGCGgaaggcgcaggaagaagtGAAGTTGCTGCGGAACCAGGAAGCGTCGCTGGACCGGCTCGCGCAGCTCCTGCCTCTGCTGGAGCTGCGCGAACGCCGCGAAGAGGCCGAACGCGCGCGGAAGACTTCGGAGACTCTCGACCGggaagtggaggaagaacgcgcgaaAGAGCGCGCCGCCACGGAGCACTGCGCAGCCCTCGGAGGCCGCCGGACGGTGGAGCagaagcggctgcagcaggaagagctggagagagTGGCCGAAGACCTGCGCACGCTCCAGCGAGAACAACGCGACCTCCGccaagaagcgaagcgcctcgagcgcgagaagctgagcaaagaaaaggcgaagaaacacgaagaagaactcCAGGCGCAAGTCGAACAGCGGCTCAAGACCGCAGAAGAA ACGCATGCGGCGCGCCGTGCGCAGTTCGCCGCCGCTGACGCGAAAGACTCTTCCGCGGATTTCACTAGAcacctcgccctcgtcgaaGATCGCCGGAAGCAACTGGAGGAAGCCGTCGAGGCCCGTGCGGCCCTTCGCGCGA CGCTGGCCGAGGTACAACGTGTGCTCGAGCGTCAGCTGTCCAGTCGCGCGGAGGTGGAAGTGATGGTCGTGAGGCAGGAGGACCGTTGCCGTCTCGCGCAGGACTCTCTGCGCCAAGCCGAGGACGACCTCGAAGACGGTCGACGCCAGCGGCGCGTCGGGCGCGAGCAGCGCCGCGTGCACCTTCAGCAGCGGAAGGCCTTGTGGCAGCGCAGGAAAGCCgcacgggaagaagcgaagaagcgagacacagaggcgtcTCGCCGGGTCGCTTCTCGAGACGTTCAAAACGCGAACAAGGCCGCGTCCAACCTGGACGGCGAGCTCGCGCCGTCGTGCCCGGTGGGGTGGCGAAACGACCTGTACACTccgccgtctttttcttcgcatgcGTCGAGCGCCGCACCTTTCCAACTCGACGCTCTCCACAGGGATCTTGCGGCGCTCGTCCGGAGCAAAGCGCTCGATACGCTGCCCGTCGGCCCTGTTGGCGagtttctctttgttcttcgTGAGGCgtgcgaggcggcggaggcccCGCCGCAGGCGATCGCGGCTCTGGTGGAGCGGCATCTGCGGGCGCAGGTTTTCAGTTGGATCGTTGGGACAAAGCGCGACCAGCAAGTCCTTTTCAATTTTTTCCGGACTCGCAACCTCCCGAGAATTCCGCGAATCGTTGTCGTCAACGCCGACGCGCCGCCGTATGCAGACCGCCTCCTGCGTGCCCCCAGCGGCGCGGTGTTCACAGTCTACAAGGCGCTCTGTGCGCCTCCACGTGGAGACTCTGAGGCCGCGGACGCGAGTTCCaccgcttccttctcgccgtccctccGATTCGTGAACTGTCGCTTCGCCCCCAAAGGGACATTCGGAAACGGGACAGAGCCGCCGTGTGGCGCCctggcgacagagaagacagctcGCCTGCCGCAACAacttctccgctttctcgtcgACGCGTGTCGCATTGAGAGCACGGCGCTGGTGCCTTCGCACCGGCACCtcgtcgcgcttcttctcgatcCTTCCAGCAAGTCGGACGAGGCGCTCGCCACTCGAGACCGGCTGTACAGTCGCGCGGAGCAAACCCACTTCAAAGAGGGTTACGACTGGAGCGGCGGGCGGCATCTGAAGCGATCTTTCGCAGGGTCCGAGTCGATGCCGGAGAGCGCCCTCGGGCACGCGGGCCGGCCGGGGGGGCCAGCGAGTCGCTTCGTGCGGCTCGTGGGAGacggtgtctccttcggcggggcgaggcgcccgCGGGGCGAGCGTCAgaagcgcagcagagagaagaccgacgaggacgaagccgcggaagaagaccaggccgaggaggaagaaatgCGGCAActcgccagagaagacgaggaactgAAGCAccaggaggcggcggccgagcgcgcagaggaagaggctgtTCGAGACGCAGGACGGAAACTGGAAGAGGCAAAGGCGGAACTGCAGCGGCGAAAGGCCGAAGCCGACGCGCTGGACAACGCCGAGGAAATCCAGAGTCTCCGTGCGAAAAAACAA GCTGTTTCGGCGGCTCGGGAGGCGATGGAGGGCGCGGAGGAGGAGTTGCGCGAACTGCGCGAGATCCGCGAACAGCTTCGTCGGGCTGCAGCGAGTGCCTCGCTGGCTGCTGAGGAGGAGGTCGAGAgccgcttctctgcgttgAGACTGACAgtcgaggagaagaagaaacgcgtcaAACGGCTCGACGCAGAAGCGGAAAGCCTCCAGGCGCAAGCCCAAGAACTGTATCGCCGcgtcgaagagaaggaggaagaaatcGCGGCGCTGGAACAAAGACAAAAACAACTCGAAAAG AAGCGGCGGAACTTGCAGGCTgcgcgcgaggaaggggaaaagcgacTCGCGGCGCAgacacaggcgagagaggagaaggaaaatcaggcgaaggccgcgaggaaggaggctgCGGACCTCCAAGTTCGACTTGAG ATCGTTGACGACAAACTGAAGGAAGCACAGCTCGCGTATGAAATGAAAGTCTCCCAGATGAGAGGCGCAAAGGAGACGTTCGAAGTGTGCAGGCGGCGGCTGGTTATTCGCAGAGACAAATACACGGCCGGCCTGAACGCCATCACTTCGGAG ctcgccgcctcctttGAGGCGCACCTCTCGGGAATCATTCGGCGGTCTGCGCGCATGGTGGTCAATCACCAGACTCGCTCCGTGCGACTGGAGACGACCGACGAGTCGCAAAGTGCGCACGCGCAAACAAAG ActctctctggaggcgaAAAATCCGCCGTGCAACTCGCTTTTCTCATCGCCCTGGCAAAGAGAAGCGTCAGCCCGATCCACATCTTCGACGAAGTAGACGTGTTTATGGATGAAGGAAGTCGACTTAAAAA TCTCGACCTCCTGCTCCAGTTCGGCCTCCAGTGTAAACCCGACAAGCAGATCTTCTTGATTACGCCGCACAATGAAATTTGTCAGTTCATTCGCG AAAACTacgacgagaaggacgtCTGTGTACAGACCGTCTCGAAGGTCGCCTCCGCATGA